The following are encoded together in the Drosophila sechellia strain sech25 chromosome 3R, ASM438219v1, whole genome shotgun sequence genome:
- the LOC6606421 gene encoding uncharacterized protein LOC6606421, which produces MNISEDKRTLGSPFFDVLWPLILDENVCRIETKPDEFFVPREPFNRLDWHIYLSQVGYPFYMPPHELRCCKGAEREEIENEDAENALNQEVEERTASNQVDFLLRGSRDIKPIDEVVDKLRMEQERRQKLAYDFANRRYPWTMQTPSHELGFTITEELQKCFKGPMELDILRAIHDHDCKLMIIDLGIDVDIKDCQRWIKFRPYIQLLALPRTPRMERSLQVLNVFHTYLVEESADNSWNDEVQCSLRTAFVHAEKNQLLKSCGEPFVFVFSRFRGICTCDTYKIIRRA; this is translated from the coding sequence ATGAATATCTCCGAAGACAAACGAACGCTGGGTAGCCCCTTCTTCGACGTGCTATGGCCATTGATCCTGGACGAGAATGTCTGTCGCATCGAGACCAAGCCGGACGAATTCTTTGTGCCCCGGGAGCCCTTCAATCGACTGGATTGGCATATCTACCTTTCCCAGGTGGGCTATCCTTTCTACATGCCGCCACATGAGCTGCGCTGCTGCAAAGGAGCCGAAAGGGAGGAGATCGAGAACGAGGATGCTGAGAATGCCTTAAACCAGGAGGTGGAGGAGCGAACGGCGTCGAACCAGGTGGACTTTCTGCTCCGCGGATCCCGGGACATAAAACCCATAGATGAGGTGGTAGACAAGCTGAGGATGGAGCAGGAGCGCCGCCAGAAGTTGGCGTACGACTTTGCCAATCGACGCTATCCTTGGACCATGCAAACTCCCAGTCACGAACTGGGCTTCACCATCACGGAGGAGCTGCAGAAGTGCTTCAAGGGACCCATGGAGCTGGACATCTTGAGGGCCATTCATGATCACGACTGCAAGCTAATGATTATCGATCTGGGCATTGACGTGGACATCAAGGATTGCCAGCGCTGGATAAAGTTTCGTCCATATATCCAGTTACTGGCATTGCCTCGCACACCGCGCATGGAACGATCGCTTCAGGTGCTCAATGTCTTCCACACTTATTTGGTGGAAGAATCGGCTGATAACTCATGGAACGATGAGGTTCAGTGCTCCCTTCGCACAGCTTTTGTCCACGCGGAGAAAAATCAGCTCCTTAAGTCCTGCGGGGAGCCATTTGTCTTCGTATTTAGTCGTTTCCGCGGCATTTGCACCTGCGATACCTATAAGATAATCCGCCGGGCATAG
- the LOC6606422 gene encoding serine protease gd: MTILWLTLLGLCLNLKLGSALQVPQHNCERYFSYYKEASGDYIGVFTAPRAGVNSLSWEVVFTAHGTEQAKTVGSLLPYPNKERAFEKIHSGERGEVFVRFTDFGNELPKLVRAEFNDEVLCQNEEYGAPSSTMTRRQSMSTGATISQKSAPREIVNQWRRPPPRTPSSDPNPFLPPIMPKIDSDFEECGVEGFSPLQIGGDLVTRGQYPWLAALYEGAATATYKCVVSVISKRTVITAAHCIYGKSASQLWVYLGRHDRNENPENGASLVSVTSVLTPSAYEGNPIPDVDVGLLVLTYPMVYTKYIRPLCLWGSNMGLPANEGDTGAVAGWGYDRSAQKTRFPKTVSVRLVPRDQCLKEMKRAEDFITRRTVCAGNSESHGPCFGDSGSALIVLRNNRWYVRGVVSLSPRQGEICDLSKYVIYCDVARHIDWVRQNMVM, encoded by the exons ATGACAATCTTGTGGCTGACCTTGCTGGGCCTTTGTCTCAATCTGAAACTCGGGTCGGCGTTGCAGGTGCCGCAGCATAATTGTGAGAGGTATTTCTCCTACTACAAGGAGGCCAGTGGAGACTACATTGGCGTCTTCACGGCGCCACGTGCTGGTGTGAACAGCCTATCATGGGAGGTGGTCTTCACTGCTCACGGAACTGAACAG GCAAAAACTGTGGGCTCCCTCCTTCCGTATCCCAATAAGGAAAGGGCATTTGAAAAGATACACAGCGGAGAACGTGGCGAGGTGTTTGTGCGCTTCACGGATTTTGGAAACGAGCTGCCCAAACTTGTCCGGGCGGAATTCAACGACGAGGTTCTGTGTCAAAATGAGGAGT ATGGAGCCCCTTCGAGCACAATGACCCGACGCCAGTCCATGTCCACCGGAGCGACAATTAGTCAAAAGTCAGCACCAAGAGAAATAGTGAACCAGTGGCGGCGTCCGCCGCCGAGAACACCGAGCAGTGACCCTAATCCTTTCCTACCTCCAATCATGCCCAAAATAGATTCGGACTTTGAGGAATGCGGCGTGGAGGGCTTTTCGCCTCTTCAAATCGGAGGGGACCTGGTGACCCGGGGTCAGTATCCCTGGCTCGCGGCCCTTTACGAAGGTGCTGCCACAGCTACATACAAATGCGTGGTGTCGGTTATCTCCAAGCGGACTGTGATCACGGCAGCTCACTGCATTTATGGAAAGAGCGCCAGCCAGCTGTGGGTCTATTTGGGCAGGCATGATCGCAACGAGAATCCTGAGAATGGAGCCTCCCTGGTTAGCGTGACCAGCGTTCTGACTCCGTCCGCCTACGAGGGCAATCCAATTCCTGATGTCGACGTGGGCCTGCTGGTGCTGACCTATCCGATGGTGTACACCAAGTACATTCGACCCCTCTGCCTATGGGGCTCCAATATGGGCTTGCCAGCGAATGAGGGCGATACTGGAGCAGTGGCCGGTTGGGGCTACGACAGGAGTGCCCAGAAGACGCGGTTTCCCAAGACAGTGAGTGTTCGATTGGTGCCCCGGGATCAGTGTCTCAAGGAGATGAAGCGGGCGGAGGACTTCATTACGCGGCGCACCGTCTGTGCCGGCAATTCAGAATCACATGGTCCCTGCTTCGGGGACTCGGGATCTGCTCTGATCGTCCTGCGTAACAATCGATGGTACGTTCGGGGTGTGGTCTCCTTATCGCCTCGCCAGGGAGAGATTTGCGACCTTAGCAAGTATGTTATCTATTGCGATGTTGCAAGGCACATTGACTGGGTACGTCAAAATATGGTCATGTGA
- the LOC6606423 gene encoding proclotting enzyme isoform X1 yields the protein MGLELIVVVSLIALAGAQLVSENPCPDYFRYVNDAFQGVQGEITLPSLMRGRNRIDIRFSQRGEQDASAVGALIPYPDENAVRQLTGSAKFRIAVRPNSSNGLPKVTRLSYNEQILCSASEYRPPNSFFNRFYELEISGSLASFPSSVFNPFTRDGFDVNVQTVFYPTSSRGNTQPWTTVSNRSPAVVTPAPTPTEIFWDQPIPSVPIAFPPPVPTITSTPAPPPPPPLPTRSPVVTVPPATPPPQRFDPRSQISSVVCGREGSTTPFIVRGNEFPRGQYPWLSAVYHKEVRALAFKCGGSLISSSIVISAAHCVYRMTEDRVVVGLGRYDLDDYGEDGAEMRNVMRLLWHPEYNTRSYSDADIALITIERPVTFNDIIAPICMWSVEASRTVSTTGFIAGWGRDEKDSSRTQYPRVVEAEIASPTVCASTWRGTMVTERSLCAGNRDGSGPCVGDSGGGLMVKQGDRWLLRGIVSTGERGPAGTCQLNQYVLYCDLSKHINWISENIR from the exons ATGGGTCTGGAATTGATCGTAGTTGTGTCGCTAATCGCCTTGGCCGGCGCCCAGCTTGTTTCGGAGAACCCGTGTCCGGACTACTTCCGCTATGTCAACGATGCCTTCCAGGGTGTGCAGGGCGAGATTACGCTGCCCAGCTTGATGCGGGGTCGTAATCGCATAGATATACGTTTCTCGCAACGGGGTGAACAAGAT gcctcTGCCGTGGGTGCCCTGATCCCGTATCCGGATGAGAATGCGGTACGACAGCTTACAGGATCGGCCAAATTTCGGATAGCCGTCAGACCAAATTCAAGCAACGGATTGCCAAAAGTAACGCGTCTCTCCTACAACGAACAGATCTTGTGCTCGGCCAGCGAAT ACAGACCGCCCAACAGCTTCTTTAATCGCTTCTACGAGCTCGAGATCAGTGGTTCGCTGGCTTCGTTTCCTTCCTCCGTATTCAATCCCTTCACCCGAGATGGCTTCGATGTGAATGTTCAGACAGTATTCTATCCTACCTCATCCCGTGGCAATACACAGCCCTGGACGACTGTGTCCAACAGAAGCCCAGCAGTGGTAACTCCAGCACCCACTCCAACTGAGATTTTCTGGGATCAACCAATACCAAGTGTTCCAATCGCTTTTCCGCCACCTGTACCAACTATTACGAGCACTcccgcaccaccaccaccaccaccacttcCAACTCGATCACCAGTTGTAACCGTTCCTCCAGCTACTCCACCACCTCAACGCTTTGATCCGCGATCCCAAATATCATCAGTAGTTTGCGGTCGAGAGGGCAGCACAACTCCGTTTATTGTACGTGGAAACGAATTCCCTCGAGGACAGTATCCCTGGCTATCGGCCGTCTATCACAAGGAGGTTCGAGCTCTTGCCTTTAAGTGCGGAGGATCCCTGATCTCGTCCAGTATTGTAATTAGTGCCGCTCACTGTGTGTATCGGATGACGGAGGACCGCGTGGTCGTCGGACTCGGGCGCTATGATCTGGATGACTACGGAGAGGATGGAGCCGAGATGCGCAATGTAATGCGATTGCTTTGGCATCCGGAGTACAATACTCGGTCGTATTCGGATGCGGATATTGCTTTGATCACCATTGAGCGGCCTGTGAC GTTTAACGACATTATTGCACCCATTTGCATGTGGTCGGTGGAGGCTAGCAGAACGGTGTCCACCACTGGCTTTATAGCGGGTTGGGGGAGAGATGAGAAGGACAGTTCCAGGACGCAGTATCCACGCGTGGTGGAGGCGGAGATCGCCAGTCCGACGGTCTGCGCCAGCACCTGGAGGGGCACCATGGTGACGGAGCGGAGTCTGTGCGCGGGAAACCGCGATGGATCTGGACCCTGTGTCGGGGATTCCGGCGGTGGACTAATGGTCAAGCAGGGCGATCGATGGCTGCTCCGGGGTATTGTGTCTACAGGGGAACGCGGACCTGCCGGCACCTGCCAGCTTAATCAGTATGTACTGTACTGCGATCTTTCCAAGCACATCAACTGGATAAGCGAAAACATTCGCTGA
- the LOC6606423 gene encoding serine protease gd isoform X2, whose product MTEDRVVVGLGRYDLDDYGEDGAEMRNVMRLLWHPEYNTRSYSDADIALITIERPVTFNDIIAPICMWSVEASRTVSTTGFIAGWGRDEKDSSRTQYPRVVEAEIASPTVCASTWRGTMVTERSLCAGNRDGSGPCVGDSGGGLMVKQGDRWLLRGIVSTGERGPAGTCQLNQYVLYCDLSKHINWISENIR is encoded by the exons ATGACGGAGGACCGCGTGGTCGTCGGACTCGGGCGCTATGATCTGGATGACTACGGAGAGGATGGAGCCGAGATGCGCAATGTAATGCGATTGCTTTGGCATCCGGAGTACAATACTCGGTCGTATTCGGATGCGGATATTGCTTTGATCACCATTGAGCGGCCTGTGAC GTTTAACGACATTATTGCACCCATTTGCATGTGGTCGGTGGAGGCTAGCAGAACGGTGTCCACCACTGGCTTTATAGCGGGTTGGGGGAGAGATGAGAAGGACAGTTCCAGGACGCAGTATCCACGCGTGGTGGAGGCGGAGATCGCCAGTCCGACGGTCTGCGCCAGCACCTGGAGGGGCACCATGGTGACGGAGCGGAGTCTGTGCGCGGGAAACCGCGATGGATCTGGACCCTGTGTCGGGGATTCCGGCGGTGGACTAATGGTCAAGCAGGGCGATCGATGGCTGCTCCGGGGTATTGTGTCTACAGGGGAACGCGGACCTGCCGGCACCTGCCAGCTTAATCAGTATGTACTGTACTGCGATCTTTCCAAGCACATCAACTGGATAAGCGAAAACATTCGCTGA
- the LOC6606424 gene encoding uncharacterized protein LOC6606424, with protein MKCTGFLILLVVQFAWNDRVLAIETAFDIWSKFGDGGALPNDPERLNEKGISVLNPTNDLQNKNEGTIMQLRNLLDNYVTKLLSDLPNTRKKKRRQGLQESMQALTGLSLSISPLLKILTNIKNQEEQLVSKLNVQEEWKFWAAAKVSRVQESTKGLRTAEAVSITENINSRYGLRLRSCVGLFIWNQIRFNLDLESSLNGLQNPTGQLIDVTEGCSRVKPRTCRRDVRRAINGIQNAPQNLQNLRTKGNLLEEIQRQSNQCVDKTVKEYTEERVEVERQLEDIIEDYRESETLTK; from the coding sequence ATGAAGTGCACCGGCTTTCTAATCCTCCTGGTGGTACAGTTTGCCTGGAATGACCGCGTTCTGGCAATAGAAACTGCCTTTGATATCTGGAGTAAATTTGGAGATGGTGGAGCTCTGCCCAATGATCCAGAAAGGCTAAACGAAAAAGGTATTTCGGTTCTGAATCCAACTAACGACCTGCAAAACAAGAATGAAGGAACGATAATGCAATTGAGAAATCTTCTTGACAATTATGTGACGAAATTATTATCCGATTTACCCAATActcggaaaaagaaaaggagACAAGGCCTGCAGGAATCAATGCAAGCTCTAACTGGTTTAAGTTTGAGCATATCGCCATTGCTAAAGATCCTGACGAACATCAAGAACCAGGAGGAGCAACTTGTCTCGAAACTTAATGTCCAGGAGGAATGGAAGTTCTGGGCTGCCGCAAAGGTTTCGAGAGTTCAGGAGTCGACTAAAGGTCTTAGAACCGCTGAGGCTGTTTCCATCACTGAAAACATAAACAGTCGTTACGGCCTTCGATTGCGTAGTTGTGTTGGTCTGTTTATCTGGAATCAGATTCGGTTTAACTTGGACTTGGAAAGTTCCCTAAATGGCCTGCAAAATCCAACGGGGCAGTTGATCGATGTCACTGAGGGCTGTTCCAGAGTCAAGCCAAGAACATGCCGCCGGGACGTCAGAAGAGCTATCAATGGCATCCAGAATGCTCCACAGAATCTGCAGAACTTGCGGACTAAAGGCAATCTGTTGGAGGAAATCCAAAGGCAAAGTAATCAGTGTGTCGATAAAACTGTTAAGGAATACACTGAGGAGCGCGTCGAAGTAGAACGACAGCTGGAGGATATAATTGAGGATTATCGTGAGAGTGAAACATTAACCAAATAG
- the LOC6606425 gene encoding serine protease gd: MSTHQLVTVLLLVSLINLVLGQLPRNGCSGRFQYQGYQGQYIGLVEVPHPVANNQTLILQFSQQGYHDFEDYVGSISLVDNDEVTQENLRQGLPIRYRVDFPIPTIPPKIISMQLNGVQLCSGGVYPKPRTGITLRITWTPSYISVFGVNPQPVPTRPRPAWQDESPQIDYRETRPSQPRLEENGELFGSTNESLPAFQNPGWGTAPQQANTNRGITFQPEIPSPVPQRPTPNPSRSNAPQQAARSPADLVPQQNPSSNWIPCGRERASTTPLIFQGKSLQRGQLPWLVAIFERRESNGPAFICGGTLISTSSVLSAAHCFRAPGRDLPASRLAVSLGRNTLAIHSDGEFRGVSQLIIHENFQFKQFTEADLALVRLDEPVRYTDYIVPICLWSASNRMELAQGLKSYVAGWGPDETGTGNTEVSKVTDLNIVSEANCALELPHVLVQPSSLCAKKTGAGPCASDGGGPLMLREQDVWVLRGVISGGVINEKENTCELSKPSVFTDVAKHIEWVRRNMWN; encoded by the exons ATGAGTACGCATCAGCTGGTGACCGTTCTCCTCCTGGTTTCCCTGATTAACTTGGTTCTTGGCCAGTTGCCCCGGAATGGCTGCTCTGGGCGATTCCAGTACCAGGGCTACCAGGGGCAGTACATTGGCTTGGTGGAAGTTCCTCATCCAGTGGCCAATAACCAGACACTCATCCTTCAATTCTCCCAGCAGGGATACCACGATTTCGAA gACTACGTGGGCAGTATCTCTCTGGTGGATAATGATGAAGTGACCCAGGAAAATCTGCGTCAGGGCTTGCCGATTAGATACCGTGTTGATTTTCCTATTCCAACAATACCGCCCAAGATCATTAGCATGCAATTGAATGGCGTACAACTTTGCAGTGGCGGTGTAT ATCCTAAGCCAAGAACCGGCATTACGCTGCGAATCACTTGGACGCCCTCCTACATATCGGTTTTCGGTGTTAATCCCCAACCTGTGCCAACCAGACCTCGACCCGCTTGGCAAGATGAAAGTCCACAGATTGACTACAGGGAAACCAGACCCAGTCAACCCAGACTCGAGGAAAACGGAGAGTTGTTTGGAAGCACTAATGAGTCACTGCCAGCCTTCCAAAATCCCGGATGGGGTACCGCCCCTCAGCAGGCAAATACGAATAGAGGTATTACCTTTCAGCCGGAGATACCAAGTCCCGTCCCACAGCGACCGACACCAAACCCTAGTCGATCTAATGCCCCTCAGCAGGCGGCTAGAAGCCCTGCGGATCTTGTTCCCCAACAGAACCCTTCATCCAATTGGATTCCCTGCGGTCGGGAGAGAGCTAGTACCACCCCATTGATCTTCCAAGGAAAAAGTCTTCAGCGAGGTCAGCTCCCATGGTTGGTTGCGATTTTCGAACGAAGGGAGAGCAACGGACCCGCCTTCATCTGCGGAGGAACCCTGATCTCCACATCCTCGGTACTGTCGGCTGCCCACTGTTTTCGTGCTCCTGGAAGGGATTTGCCCGCCTCTCGACTGGCCGTCTCCTTGGGACGGAACACTCTGGCCATTCACTCCGATGGAGAATTTCGCGGCGTATCCCAGCTGATTATCCACGAAAACTTCCAATTCAAACAGTTCACGGAGGCCGATTTGGCGCTGGTCCGTTTGGACGAACCTGTGAG GTATACGGACTACATAGTACCTATTTGCCTCTGGAGCGCCAGCAATCGCATGGAATTGGCCCAGGGGCTCAAGAGCTATGTTGCCGGCTGGGGACCTGATGAGACCGGCACCGGCAACACTGAAGTATCCAAGGTTACTGACCTAAATATAGTCAGCGAAGCGAACTGCGCCCTGGAGCTGCCACATGTTCTGGTCCAGCCGAGCTCCCTGTGTGCCAAGAAAACGGGAGCGGGTCCTTGCGCCAGCGATGGCGGTGGACCATTGATGCTGAGGGAACAGGACGTTTGGGTGCTGCGGGGAGTTATCTCCGGAGGTGTGATCAACGAAAAGGAAAACACCTGTGAGCTATCCAAGCCATCAGTGTTCACTGATGTGGCCAAACATATTGAATGGGTTCGCCGAAACATGTGGAATTGA
- the LOC6606426 gene encoding serine protease gd, which translates to MRQLQLLGFLIAILQISYISAQNLPYIRCPMIFRYLEYENQFIGHLQLILDSTNTDNVVRVELSQPGRTTPSTPGTLNFLEDEDSLRHRLTNNEPINYRIDFPTPGVVPKLTKVTVNGKVACEAAPFRAPSTRLTLSRTLRTSVPLAAIPPSQRTDHQWPQAPQTNYTVYEEEEEEPVQRRRPQQSPPRPRPQQPQSRPRPQPVPQLPQEPEFQTSASPSVLPSNPPAQVSKSYPQTIGQLSGICGREKVIQTPFIHNGIEVERGQLPWMAALFEHVGRDYNFLCGGTLISARTVISAAHCFRFGSRNLPGERTIVSLGRNSLDLFSSGATVGVARLLIHEQYNPNVYTDADLALLQLANHVDIGDYIKPICLWNENFLLELPSGHKSYVAGWGEDEKGNRNTRLAKMTDTDIITQWECRGNLSEENAKFITSHTICASNAQASGPCSGDSGGGLMLQEQDIWMLRGVVSAGQRMTNRCNLTLPVIYTDVAKHIEWLVSSMWF; encoded by the exons ATGCGCCAACTGCAGCTGCTTGGTTTCCTGATCGCCATACTGCAAATCAGCTATATAAGTGCCCAAAACCTGCCATATATCCGGTGTCCGATGATATTTCGGTACCTGGAGTACGAGAATCAGTTCATTGGACACTTGCAGCTAATCCTGGATAGTACAAATACGGACAACGTGGTGCGCGTTGAACTTTCCCAGCCCGGCAGAACCACCCCG TCGACTCCGGGCACTCTTAACTTCTTGGAGGATGAGGATTCGCTGAGGCATCGCTTGACTAACAATGAGCCCATCAACTACAGAATTGACTTTCCCACGCCGGGCGTGGTGCCCAAACTCACAAAGGTTACGGTGAATGGAAAAGTTGCATGCGAGGCTGCGCCCT TTAGAGCTCCTAGCACAAGGCTAACTTTGTCGCGAACTCTGCGAACTTCTGTGCCTTTGGCAGCTATACCGCCGTCTCAGCGGACTGATCACCAATGGCCCCAGGCTCCTCAGACAAACTACACTGTGtatgaggaggaggaggaggagcctGTTCAAAGACGCCGCCCACAACAGAGTCCTCCGAGGCCACGTCCACAACAGCCGCAGTCAAGACCACGCCCGCAACCCGTACCTCAATTGCCACAAGAACCAGAGTTCCAGACCTCAGCCAGCCCTTCAGTTCTTCCGTCGAATCCGCCCGCGCAAGTATCCAAGTCCTATCCCCAGACAATTGGTCAGCTGAGCGGAATCTGTGGGCGTGAAAAGGTCATCCAGACACCCTTTATCCACAACGGAATTGAAGTGGAGAGGGGTCAGCTGCCCTGGATGGCCGCTCTTTTCGAGCACGTGGGCAGGGACTATAACTTTTTGTGCGGCGGAACGCTGATCTCGGCCAGAACAGTGATCTCGGCTGCCCACTGCTTTCGCTTTGGCAGCCGAAATTTGCCGGGCGAGCGGACTATTGTTTCGCTGGGGCGGAACTCATTGGATCTTTTCTCGTCGGGAGCTACAGTAGGTGTAGCGCGACTATTAATCCACGAACAGTACAATCCCAATGTATACACCGATGCGGATTTAGCACTGCTCCAGTTGGCTAATCACGTTGA TATTGGCGATTACATCAAGCCCATCTGTTTGTGGAACGAGAACTTTTTGCTCGAACTGCCCTCGGGTCACAAGTCCTATGTGGCTGGTTGGGGTGAGGATGAAAAAGGGAACCGAAACACGCGACTGGCCAAGATGACAGACACGGACATCATCACCCAGTGGGAATGTCGTGGAAATCTGTCCGAGGAGAACGCCAAGTTCATCACCTCGCACACGATTTGCGCCAGCAATGCCCAGGCATCCGGCCCCTGCAGCGGAGATTCCGGCGGTGGACTGATGCTCCAAGAGCAAGACATCTGGATGCTGCGCGGAGTCGTCTCAGCCGGACAGCGAATGACCAACAGATGCAATCTGACATTGCCTGTCATCTATACGGATGTGGCAAAGCACATCGAGTGGCTTGTCAGTAGCATGTGGTTTTGA